A window of Ananas comosus cultivar F153 linkage group 4, ASM154086v1, whole genome shotgun sequence contains these coding sequences:
- the LOC109709590 gene encoding deoxynucleoside triphosphate triphosphohydrolase SAMHD1 homolog, protein MSVQLVDYIVDEHHIDIDANCLKIVKEMIIASSNIAKEKSAKEKLFLYDIVANGRTGIDVDKLLESMRVMDNEIKNVIIMLKILENYFCVCRVTNDFRTRSYHPEIVCNSC, encoded by the exons ATGTCGGTGCAGTTGGTGGACTATATTGTCGATGAACATCACATAGACATTGATGCCAATTGCCTTAAGATAGTTAAA GAGATGATAATTGCCAGCTCTAATATTGCCAAGGAAAAG AGTGCAAAGGAGAAACTTTTTCTATATGACATTGTTGCTAATGGTCGTACTGGAATAGATGTTGATAA ATTATTAGAAAGCATGCGTGTTATGGACAATGAAATAAAGAATGTAATTATCATGTTGAAAATActcgaaaattatttttgtgtttgtCGAGTTACTAATGATTTCAGGACCAGATCTTACCATCCAGAAATTGTTTGCAACTCGTGCTGA